A window of Aeromicrobium sp. A1-2 contains these coding sequences:
- a CDS encoding aldo/keto reductase, whose amino-acid sequence MTAPLIDLNDGCRMPVLGFGTYSIDDPDTFVQAIDAGYRLLDTATRYENESQVGRGIAESPVARDELFVTTKLPGDAHGSRGPRRELSASLERLGLDHVDLYLIHWPLPRIDRYVETWQALIALRDEGLATSIGVSNFLPEHLDRLVAETGVAPAVNQVELHPYLQQAEQRAADERHGIVTQSWTPLGRKSNLLDHPVLAEIGARHGVTAAQVVLRWHTQIGAAPIPKSATPERFRSNLAIFSFELGQDDLDRIAGLETGHRIGGDPRTHEEF is encoded by the coding sequence ATGACTGCGCCACTGATCGACCTCAACGACGGGTGCCGGATGCCGGTGCTGGGCTTCGGCACGTACTCGATCGATGACCCGGACACCTTCGTCCAGGCGATCGACGCAGGCTACCGCCTGCTCGACACCGCTACGCGCTACGAGAACGAGAGCCAGGTGGGCCGTGGCATCGCCGAGTCACCGGTCGCGCGCGACGAGCTGTTCGTCACCACCAAGCTGCCCGGTGATGCACACGGTTCTCGGGGTCCACGTCGTGAGCTGAGCGCCTCGCTCGAGCGACTGGGCCTCGACCACGTCGACCTCTACCTGATCCACTGGCCGCTCCCCCGAATCGACCGGTACGTCGAGACCTGGCAGGCTTTGATCGCGCTGCGGGACGAGGGGCTTGCGACGTCGATCGGCGTGTCCAACTTCCTGCCCGAACACCTCGACCGGCTGGTCGCTGAGACCGGGGTGGCGCCTGCGGTCAACCAGGTCGAGCTGCATCCGTACCTCCAACAGGCCGAGCAGCGCGCCGCCGATGAGCGCCACGGCATCGTCACCCAGAGCTGGACGCCGCTCGGACGCAAGAGCAATCTGCTCGACCACCCGGTCCTCGCCGAGATCGGCGCCCGACACGGAGTCACCGCTGCACAGGTCGTGCTGCGCTGGCACACCCAGATCGGTGCCGCCCCGATCCCCAAGTCTGCGACGCCCGAACGGTTCCGAAGCAATCTCGCCATCTTCTCGTTCGAGCTCGGCCAGGACGACCTCGATCGCATCGCGGGCCTGGAGACAGGGCACCGGATCGGCGGCGACCCACGAACCCACGAGGAGTTCTGA